The Nicotiana sylvestris chromosome 6, ASM39365v2, whole genome shotgun sequence genomic sequence ATTGTCAACTTCATTCTGGCGTTTCTCGCACACATACAGGTAGAACCGAAGGACTGTTACACCACTAATTCTCACTTATCAGGCCTCCTAAATTTCTCAAGACCTTGAGATTATTTCAGGTTTAATTTCTTCAGTCATATTCAAAAGAATAATACTAGTGCATGCTACAAGAGGTAACTACAAAGGAGAAGTCAGGATAACCCAAACTGGCTACACAAATCCTAGTTTTTCTTTCCTCTGGAAGAACCAAattaaggaaaaaagagaaattaAGAAACAAAGCCAAAAGCAGATACAATAAATAAACTGCTCCTAAGACAACATACCATCAGTATTAATAGAGGTGGATCCAAGATTTGAAGTTTATGCATTTCTACAAAGAACTAAAACTAATATATAATAAAATTGGGTTCATagtcaatatttaaaaatatttagtGGATTTCTTAATACATATAAAGGGTTTGGGCAAAAATTATTGCGTTCCCGTTAACCTATAGGTAATTGTAGATCTGCCTCTGATTAATCCGTTGGGAATTTCCCAAACATTAAATGTCAACAAACTTCTTGAATAAGAAACAAATTCATATATCTTGGTAACTAACATTCAAATTCAAAGCCTCTTTTTACAATACATACATAAATACGTACATACACACACTAGTATCAATTGGgttgctatttaaaatgaaacAGAAGAAAGAAACAGCAAAATCTCCCACAAGGAATCATACATAGTCACTCACCAGCTTGTGAATTGCTCTTAGCGCGTTTAAGCTTTTCAAGCTGGACTTGTGACTCCATAATGAGTTTCATTCTTTGAATCTCCAAATCCTTTGCGAATTGCATTCTCTGCTTCTCCAATTCCACCATTTGTCTCTGCTTAGCATCTTCAACCCGTTCATAAATCTCTGCAAACCTTCCTATTGCCTCAGCTAACCTACTACAACCCTCTGCCAATGCTCCACTCTCCTCCTTCCGAGCACCGGTCAGAGATATGGCCGCTGGACTTGAAGTTTCCGACTCCTCCTCTTCGTCCGATTCCTCAGAGACAGCTGCCGCAGCGGCTGCCGCAGCCATGGCGGAGAAATTTCTCCGGGAAACGGCATCCTCCATGGCTGCCGCCGGCCGCTTTGACCGAGGACCAACCGGTACTGCAGAAGGCGGGGGAAGAAGCATCGGAGGTGTCTTCCGGCGAGAAGCGACTGTTACCGGCGCCGGCGACGGTTTGAAATTATCGCCGATTAGAGCGTCGAGACCGTTGAAAAACGGCCACGGGGAGGCGTACCGGCCGTGGGATTGAGAAACCCTAGCTTTTTCGATCTTATACTTCTTCTTCAATGTATCGATGCGATTTTTGCACTGTATATCGGTGCGATATTGCTTCTTTGTGTGGCCGTGAAGGGCATTAACGGCGTTAGCCACCTCCTGCCAGTGCTTCTGCCGGAGATTGCCGCGTTTTAGCTCCAGGTAGTGGGACCCCCACGCTTCGATAAGAGTATGAGTCGCCGCCTCCGACCAGCAGTCCTCGCGAGCGGGAAAAGCCGCCGGTCGAGTTGACGCCGGCGGGATCGTCGACGGTGGAAGAGAATTAACTAGTTCGTTGTTGGTTGAGGGCGGTGGAGATGACGGAGAGGGAGGGGGAGACGGAGAATTATTATTCGAGGAGGGACTGGCGACGAGATCGTCGTCGGACATCGGAGTCGACGGTGAGACGGCGACAACGGAATTGAATTTGGTGAACGGTGGTGGAGGAATTAGGTTtagcagaagaagaagagaggggaggGTGAGAAGTATACTGGTTGGTCGACGGCACATCGACAAAAATATGCCGACGAGGGATTTTGAGCAGCAAATTGTAGTGCTCGAGGTGGGGAAGTAGTAAAAATTATATGGGCTAGCCACTTTTGgaacaaatttttgaaaaatagtcTTTATTTGAAAGTTCGTTGGAAAAATAGATAATTTTAAgaagtcttttttttttcaaaagtatttttgatgAGAAGTattttgtgtttgactaattaattttaaaaaataattttgagcAGCAAATTGTAGTGCTCGAGGTGGGGAAGTAGTAAAAATTATATGGGCTAGCCACTTTTCgaacaaatttttgaaaaatagtcCTTATTTGAAAGTTCGTTGGAAAAATAGATAATTTTAAgaagtcttttttttttcaaaagtatttttgatgAGAAGTattttgtgtttgactaattaattttaaaaaataattttgagcAGCAAATTGTATTTGATCAAGATTTTAAAAAGTAATTttacgtatatttttctcaaaagtgcttttggggaagctatttttttctatttctccATAAATGCTTCTGCTTctattcaaaattattttttttcttctaaaagttTCGCCAAACACTTCAGCTTTGGAGAAACTTAGCCAAATAGACTATTAGTGTCAAAAGATTTCGAACATAATATATTAGGACTTTGAAAATAAAGTTTATAATATTGTCATTTAATTATTCTCCTAATATATTACGACtttaaaaacaataaaaaatttACTTATTCCTTATTAGAAGATTCtaatatttagaattttaatATGGAAGAGCTTTATTTCCTTATAGGTAATTTCAATTTGTTGAATGTATTGTAGTGAGATTATTGCTTCTTCCCAAGtttgtctttttccttttcttattttgttatgttaatttaattattttaaactaagTTAATTAGATTACCAATAAATTCATTAGCTAAAACTTAATATTATCATAACCAACAAATATTTGAAATTTACCATATACTAATTATCCTTTAGTTTTAAGCTATCTATACAGCTAAATTTATGTATCCTATTCCTAATCATGCAAAAATTAATAATTAAGTTAGAAAGGACATCTATAAGGATTTAATATATTGGTGATCGTGATATGGATTTAAGTTGTATAGTATTCGTATTCTTttttaatattagtaaattataACTCTGAGAGTATCCTAATCCTAATCATGAAAAAATTAACAATTATAATTAAGTTAAAAAGTACGTCTATATGAATTAAATATATTGGTGATCATGACATGGATTTAAGTTGTATAATATTCGTATTCTTTTTATAATATTAGTAAATTGTAACCCATAATAGTTATTAGATActatttttaatataattactATGTTTATAAAGAGATTGCGTATAATTATCTTATAAGGTATATGATTGTACAAGCTTTCTACACAAATGCATGAAACTTAAACTCAATATGATAGTGATGCAAACGGCACAATGAGATCTGTTGATAGTATTTTTGTAACAAAACATATAGTAAAGTATTCACTTTAAATTTTATTAAGTCAAACTTACTATGAATTCATCTATATTCAAGGAAATTACTAAGATTCAAAATCAATATATTTATCTTATTTCACTTTAAACATCTCTTTCGAAATAGTTCTTTATGAAGCCACAATAGAGAGttgttttatttataaaaaaaaaaaacttaaattgTAATGGTACATAAGTTTCTCGGATGgcaaatatttattttatacttttttctttttgttttgataATGTCAGACTCTTAAATCTTTAAGGATTGTGTATTCTTATTGAAACTGAAAAGGAATCACAATAGTTTGTGAAATTAAAGTGATAAAGTTATGAAACCAAAATAAATTCTAAGTTGAACATATCAATGGATGATTAAGGACTTCTATATAATAATTTTCTTTATTGAGTTAGCTATGTAAGATCAATATTTATCTTTTTCATGGAAATACACTTTTCTTTTATTACTCAAACACAagttttcatataatatttatgtaattaaaattactcactgagttatgaTACACGCGCAATGCGCGTATCTATAGACTAGTTTCTTTAATAGCCAACGCTTATCTGTCCACCTAAATTCtcaaaatacctattttacctttaATTAGTTGAATTTTTTCATAGTTGAttaactttatttttattttaaaattaacaTCATGATCAAGACGAGTTCGGAGTTTCCATTGGCCTGAATAGTTGACTAATGATGTTTTCAAAAATGTTAATGTTGCATTAGTTTTGTTGGTCCAACGAACCTCTATTTTTCCCGGTTAATTGAAATTTATTTCAAATAGGGACACATGATATGCAAATTTGCTTCGTCCTGACCTACTTAACAATCTTGCACGGATTATTTTTCCTCGAATGATAATTAATTTACTACAAATATTTGCTTTTTTGGTTAGTTTATACATTACGTGATGGATTAAaatagggagaaattcaaaaatagccagatttacaactggtcgttcaaaaatagctcagtttcaaaagtaatcgaaatttagccacttttcatgtaaagataaatttgagcgaaaatacttttcaaaacccgaaaaatacgccagtatattatactggagttccagcataagtatgcttgaactccaggataagtatgctggagttccaggataagtatgctggaactccagcataatatgatggagttccagcataagtacactagaactccagcataatatactggagttccagcaagtataattgtccagtataatatactggagtttggagcaccggtgctccagtctccagtatattatactggagtcagcagagtataccggtccaacataatatgctggagttcatacacaggtgcaccgaactccaatatattatgctggaccggtctctattgCAACAAAATAATGGCTTTTCTttttattgacttcgtaaacgctggctatttttgaacgaccagtccgaaaactggctataccgtgctatttttacattaaAATATGATCATAAAATCTAAATAGTGGCCTAAAGAGGGATATTTTTGTAAATCGACCAAAAATGCTGGTAGGGAGCATTTTCCTCCTTTATCGGCCCTTACCCATCACGAATTCGTACTAGTTGGGGGCTCTAATGGGGATATCGAATATCGAGGGGCGATGTGCACAAATAGCCGCTAAGAGCACCTGTCTTTATTTTAAAGTCAGTGTtttaaatgtctttagtctttagctaATAGTTTAATAAACTTATACCTGATTGGACGAAAATACCTTTCTGCTATAACTTATACCTATGCTTTTATTAACGatcaacagcagcagcagcaacacacGTAACTAACTTCACTGTGATCGTCGAATTTCAAAGTATAGAATTGCAGAAGCTTCTCTTCCGTTTTCATACTATAGAATTCAACTTTTCGTCCAAAAATCTACATAAATTTACTATAAGTTATACTTTTGTGtgtttctattgatttttatttcGTTACTGGGAATTTGATGCTAGAATTGATTTACTTTGAATTTCTGGATTGATAAGGTTAAGGACATCACATCCTGTGATAATTCTATAAAAATTGAGCACATAATATTAAGGACATAGTGTCCTAATTTTGCaaattgaattgaaaaagttaaggacacaatgtccttaacttttttgcTATTCTTCTGTATATTAAGGACATACTGTCATAGTTTTGCAAATTGTtttgaaaaagttaaggacacttggtcctgaagtttgagtttcaagttgaaaagttaaggacacttggtcctgaactttgacttaCATGTTCAATAGTTAAGGatacttggtccttaacttagagttataagttaaaaagttaaggacaaatagtccttaacttcaagtttcaagttcaaaagttaaggacacttgttcaaaagttaaggacagacagtcccttcaagtttcaagttcaatagTTAAGGACACTTCGTCCTGAAATTTGACTTGCATGTTCAATAGTTAAGGAcgcttggtccttaacttagagttccaagttaaaaagttaaggacagacagtccttaacttcaagtttcaagttcaaaagttaaggacacttggtccttaactttgaattcctagttcaaaagttaaggacacttggtcctgaacttttatttccatgttcaaaagttaaggacacttgttTCTTTACTTACAGTTTCAAGTTCATAAGTTAATTGTCCTTAACTTGGTCTTGAACTTACAATACCTGTTTTTAATTATACAAGGATTGCTCTATAAAATATGTCCTGAGTTTCCCATTCTCTTGACTTGCAGCATGGAAACAATATGCATTATAGTTACTTTTAATGGTAGATGGACTGAAGACTATAAGTATCTTGATCATCAAACAAAGCTTGTTCTAGTACTTGAGGCAATTCTGTTTGAAGATTTCATTAAACATATCTTTGAAGTTATTGAATTGGATAGAGACAAGTTTGAAGCAgtgatatggtttgatatcaacctTGGAACAAGCAATGGAATGCTTGTATCCAAAGATTTAGATCTTCACACATGTATAGAGTTACTAAAAGCTCATTCACTCTTCAAGGGCTGTCGTTTCATTGTTGATATTTCGGAAAGAGTTTTTGGATCTACAAGCACCTTTGAACATGTCAACAGAGaaactcaacatgacaatcaaAATAAATACCAACAGATAATGTAATAAATATGGTTGAAGCTCAACCAATAACTGGAGAGGTGCTTCAAACATTTGATTCTATTCAAGTAGAATGACAAAGCATTATAGAGATTGACAACGAACAAGCTTTGGATATTCAAGTCTTAGAGAGTGCACCGGTAATCGAAGAAGTTGCTGAAAAAACCTCTACTCAACTAACTAGACGAAGGTCAAATCTGAAACAAAAAAAATCCCCAACTACGATATTAAGAGAAAATGCTTCGTTGGATGAAATAAAAGTGGGATCAATATTTGACAAAAAGAAGAGTATAATTAACTATTTTTCGAATATTGCAATTAAAGGGCATTTTGAATTCAAGGTTGTTAGATCAAGCTCAACAAGATATTCGTTGAAATACAATGATGATAGGTATGGGTGGTGTGTGTGTGCTTTCAGAATTAAAGATTCAATACTGTTCAAGATAGTAAAGATTGAGAAAAATTATGACTGCTCTGTTAGCACTATGAAAGCTGATCAAAGGCATGCAACTTCAAAGTTGATTAGTGGTTACATTATCAACAATCTTCGAGACCCAAGGTTTGAAGTTACACCAGCTTTTGTCATggcaaaaatgcaaaaattgcatGGACTAGACATTGGGTATCACAAGGCGTGGCGTGCTATTCAACGTGCTTCCGCTTTAATAAGAGGAACTCCTGAAGAGAATTATGAATTATTGTCTTCATACTTGTATATGATGAGAAGTAAAAACCCGGAAACATATACTAACACAAAGATAGACGACGACAACAGGTAAACAATAAACAAAAAGTTTATTAGTCCGTTTTATAAACTTTAGGACATGTTGTCTTTAActagttaaaaagttaaggacgtGTTGTCCTTAACTTTCACATGTGCAGTCAAAAAGTTAAGGatacttggtccttaacttagaatTGCAAGTTATAAAattaaggacatggtgtccttaacttttgaacttgtaacctGAAGTTCAGGACtgactgtccttaacttttgaacttgtaactctaagttaaggactgcctgcccttaacttttgaactttgaactcaaagttaaggactgcatgccCTTAAATTTATAACttataactctaagttaaggactgcatgtcctcaACTTTTGATCTTGTTAGTCTAACTTcaggactacttgtccttaacttttgcccTTGTAACCTTAAGTtgaggactacctgtccttaacttcTGTTAACCTCGTTTTATACTGTATTTTcaggtttctttatatgttttatACATATGGATCATCAATATCTGGTTGGAACCATTGTAGAACAGAGATTGTTGTTGATGCAACTTTTTTGAAGTCAAAATTTCGTGATGTTTTAATGATTTCTGTTTCAAAGGATGCAAATAACCAAATTTTCTCACTAGCCTTTGGAATAGCAGAATCTGAAAATAACAATTCCTATGAGTGGTACTTTAGTGAGCTTCGCACTGCAATTGGGAGCCgtgagaatttaatttttttatcataCAGGCATCAAGCTATTGCATATGACATTGCAAAGGTATATCCTGAAAGCCATCATGGGATTTGTATCTATCATTTGCAGCAGAACCTAAAGCGAAGGAAAGTGAAAAGTGAGGTCATAAAATTTTCCAAAGTGCTGCAAGAGTATACATGCGCAAAGAATTTGATCTATACATGTCAGATATAGCAAAAGTAGATAAGAAGACTTATGACTACTTGATGGAAGAACCACCAAAAAAGTGGGCACGTTCTTGTAGTCCACGACGAAGATATGACATGCTCACAACAAATATAGTCGAGTCAATGAATTCTGTCCTATTAGATTTAAGGAAGCTGCATATATTAAGAATGATGGATTTCATTCAAGTGAAGCTACAACGTTGGTTTTATGAAAGAACAAATGAAGCAGAAGGAACTTTTTATGATGTTTCTTGTTGGGTAGAGGAGGAATTGAAAAAAAGATAGATTTAGCATTTACTTTAAATGTAAGTATTATGTTCTATGTTTAGgttattattttaatataatttaacatAATGTACTAACTTATACTTTTTCAACATTGAAGGTCTTCCTTGTTGATACATGACgttctagagttgaagaagaaggaataaCTTTCTTGGTGGACTTAAACAAAAGAACATGTGATCGTTTTCAGTTTCAATTTGATGAATTACCATGCATACATGCAATTGCAGCTATCGAGAAGAGAAACATCTCCAACTTTTGCTTGCACTGGTACTTAAATTAATCTTGACTGAAAACATATGAAAGATAAATACATCATGTAGGACATACTGATTCTTGGATTATACCAAAGAGTGTTAAGTCACAAATTGTTAAATCTCCAGATTTCAAAGTGCCACGAGGTAGAAGGCAGAAGAAAAGGCACATTCCAACTACCgagtcatcaaaaataacattcaaATATGGTCATTGCAGAAGAATTGGTCATAATAGAACAACTTGTATATATTCTCTGGTAGTCCATCCATTTTCAAGAAAGCATAGAGAATAATAGATATATCCACTTATGTTTATCGACTCTTTTAAGTTTTTGCTATAAATTGGATTCATTTAGATTATTCTTATTTGAGCCGATGTCTGAATTTTCAAAATTTCTTTCTGCTTAcgttatttttgtttctttagagttcaaagttcaaaagttaaggatagactgtccttaagtttgacttacaggttcaaaagttaaggacaagtagtccttaagtttgacttacaggttcaaaagttaaggacatgcagtccttaaatttgagtttaaagttcaaaagttaaggactgtctgtcct encodes the following:
- the LOC138870403 gene encoding uncharacterized protein, with translation METICIIVTFNGRWTEDYKYLDHQTKLVLVLEAILFEDFIKHIFEVIELDRDKFEAVIWFDINLGTSNGMLVSKDLDLHTCIELLKAHSLFKGCRFIVDISERVFGSTSTFEHVNRETQHDNQNKYQQIIIIEIDNEQALDIQVLESAPVIEEVAEKTSTQLTRRRSNLKQKKSPTTILRENASLDEIKVGSIFDKKKSIINYFSNIAIKGHFEFKVVRSSSTRYSLKYNDDRYGWCVCAFRIKDSILFKIVKIEKNYDCSVSTMKADQRHATSKLISGYIINNLRDPRFEVTPAFVMAKMQKLHGLDIGYHKAWRAIQRASALIRGTPEENYELLSSYLYMMRSKNPETYTNTKIDDDNRFLYMFYTYGSSISGWNHCRTEIVVDATFLKSKFRDVLMISVSKDANNQIFSLAFGIAESENNNSYEWYFSELRTAIGSRENLIFLSYRHQAIAYDIAKVYPESHHGICIYHLQQNLKRRKVKSEVIKFSKVLQEYTCAKNLIYTCQI
- the LOC104213156 gene encoding trihelix transcription factor ENAP1-like; protein product: MCRRPTSILLTLPSLLLLLNLIPPPPFTKFNSVVAVSPSTPMSDDDLVASPSSNNNSPSPPPSPSSPPPSTNNELVNSLPPSTIPPASTRPAAFPAREDCWSEAATHTLIEAWGSHYLELKRGNLRQKHWQEVANAVNALHGHTKKQYRTDIQCKNRIDTLKKKYKIEKARVSQSHGRYASPWPFFNGLDALIGDNFKPSPAPVTVASRRKTPPMLLPPPSAVPVGPRSKRPAAAMEDAVSRRNFSAMAAAAAAAAVSEESDEEEESETSSPAAISLTGARKEESGALAEGCSRLAEAIGRFAEIYERVEDAKQRQMVELEKQRMQFAKDLEIQRMKLIMESQVQLEKLKRAKSNSQADGYL